One Nitrosopumilus piranensis genomic region harbors:
- the hemL gene encoding glutamate-1-semialdehyde 2,1-aminomutase, whose translation MLTNSKLFSDAKKVTPSGVNSPVRYFEPYPFFTKKADGAYIWDEDNRKLIDFCNGYGALLLGHRRKEIINSVSKQLAKGTLYCTPTESETELAKLIIGNFPSINKVRLMNTGGEATMTAIRLARGFTKKKKIIKFEGCYHGAHDSVLVKAGSGSAHNGISVSDGGLDEVSKNTLVVQYNSIEDLQKTIQKNKDIAGVIVEPILANMGLILPEKNFLSDLRKITKENNIPLIFDEVVTGFRVAPGGAQEHFGIKPDLTTMAKALSNGFTISAVGGKKEIMDLLSPGGKVYQASTFAGNPISVSAAIASIKTINKLKSKLYSKLERFNLLFSTALDDMATDMGIPHQINFAASMFQIFFTNKPVTNYETSKKANAKKFQKLFKTLLKQGIFIAPSQFEVVFLSDAHTENDLNKTLDAYHLALKSVKN comes from the coding sequence ATGTTGACAAATTCTAAACTCTTCTCAGATGCAAAAAAGGTGACTCCTTCAGGTGTCAATAGTCCTGTTAGATACTTTGAACCATATCCATTTTTCACAAAAAAGGCAGATGGCGCATACATCTGGGATGAAGATAATAGAAAACTAATTGATTTTTGCAATGGTTATGGTGCATTACTTTTAGGACATAGAAGAAAAGAGATCATCAACTCTGTCTCAAAACAACTAGCCAAAGGTACACTTTACTGTACTCCCACAGAATCTGAAACTGAACTTGCTAAACTGATCATTGGTAATTTCCCATCCATTAACAAAGTTCGATTAATGAATACTGGTGGTGAGGCCACAATGACTGCAATTAGACTTGCACGTGGATTCACAAAAAAGAAAAAGATTATCAAGTTTGAAGGATGCTATCATGGAGCTCATGACTCTGTTTTAGTAAAAGCTGGCTCAGGTTCTGCACATAACGGCATCTCAGTTTCTGATGGTGGATTAGATGAAGTCTCAAAGAATACTTTGGTAGTTCAATACAACAGCATTGAAGATTTGCAAAAAACAATTCAAAAAAATAAGGACATTGCTGGAGTAATTGTTGAACCAATTCTAGCTAACATGGGATTAATTTTACCTGAGAAAAATTTTCTATCTGACTTGAGAAAAATAACAAAAGAAAACAACATCCCGTTAATCTTTGATGAAGTTGTTACTGGATTCAGAGTTGCTCCTGGTGGTGCACAAGAACACTTTGGAATAAAACCAGACCTTACTACTATGGCAAAGGCTCTGAGCAATGGATTTACAATTTCTGCAGTAGGTGGCAAAAAAGAGATAATGGATTTGCTTTCTCCTGGAGGTAAAGTCTATCAGGCAAGCACATTTGCTGGAAATCCTATCTCTGTTAGCGCTGCAATTGCCTCAATTAAGACTATAAACAAACTCAAAAGCAAGCTATACTCTAAACTAGAGCGATTCAATCTCTTGTTTTCCACTGCTTTAGATGATATGGCAACTGACATGGGAATCCCCCATCAAATCAATTTTGCAGCATCAATGTTCCAGATTTTCTTTACAAACAAACCCGTAACCAATTATGAGACATCAAAAAAAGCAAATGCAAAGAAATTCCAAAAACTATTCAAAACTTTACTCAAACAAGGAATCTTCATTGCCCCATCTCAGTTTGAAGTTGTTTTCTTGTCTGATGCCCACACTGAAAATGATCTAAACAAAACACTTGATGCATATCATTTGGCACTAAAGTCGGTGAAAAATTGA
- a CDS encoding MIP/aquaporin family protein — MAYSNLQIFTVELIGTFILVVFATGSIVYDAEFFNGQLGIPFAAVAPFIALLIGVYSFGKISLAHFNPAVTIGYYITGHISKIQVVYYFAAEIIGALLGSLFVLQFIGNKSNLGANAPNYDFSLFLIFPVEVLASAMLMGVIFYVVYTKGLRGFSGVAIGGIVGLDILFLAFISGASMNPARALAPALLSGAVGDLWLYWTAPFVGTIIVAFLFKKKFEKQRREEL, encoded by the coding sequence ATGGCTTACTCCAATTTACAAATTTTTACTGTTGAATTAATTGGAACTTTTATTCTTGTAGTATTTGCTACAGGTTCTATTGTTTATGATGCTGAATTCTTTAATGGGCAGTTGGGGATTCCGTTTGCTGCAGTAGCTCCATTTATTGCACTACTGATAGGCGTATATTCTTTTGGAAAGATTTCTCTTGCGCATTTTAACCCTGCAGTGACTATTGGATATTATATTACAGGACACATATCAAAAATTCAAGTTGTATATTATTTTGCAGCAGAAATTATTGGTGCGCTGCTAGGTTCACTTTTTGTTTTGCAGTTTATCGGAAACAAATCAAATCTTGGTGCCAATGCACCAAACTATGATTTTTCATTATTTCTAATTTTTCCAGTCGAAGTATTAGCTTCTGCAATGCTTATGGGCGTAATCTTCTATGTGGTGTATACAAAAGGATTGAGAGGATTTAGTGGCGTTGCAATTGGAGGTATTGTTGGATTGGATATTTTGTTTTTGGCCTTTATCTCAGGTGCATCGATGAATCCTGCAAGAGCACTTGCACCTGCTTTGTTGTCTGGTGCTGTGGGTGATTTGTGGCTATATTGGACTGCTCCTTTTGTTGGAACCATAATTGTGGCATTTTTGTTCAAGAAAAAATTTGAAAAACAACGAAGAGAAGAATTATAG
- a CDS encoding low molecular weight phosphatase family protein: MENILFVCVENAGRSQMAEAFFRKYAPAKFNVISAGVTPSSQLNPIVVQVMKEVGIDMTQQSPKSLSNEMIETSSKTINMGCMDKESCPALFVKDVLDWNISDPKEKSIDDVRKIRDQILKEVLQLIESLEK; encoded by the coding sequence ATGGAAAATATCTTGTTTGTGTGTGTAGAAAATGCTGGTAGGAGCCAAATGGCTGAGGCATTTTTTCGAAAATATGCTCCTGCAAAATTTAACGTGATTAGTGCTGGCGTAACTCCATCTTCTCAACTAAATCCTATAGTTGTTCAAGTGATGAAAGAAGTTGGAATTGACATGACACAACAATCTCCAAAATCATTATCTAATGAAATGATTGAAACTTCTTCAAAAACAATCAATATGGGATGTATGGATAAAGAGTCATGTCCTGCATTGTTTGTAAAAGATGTACTTGATTGGAATATTTCAGATCCTAAAGAAAAATCAATTGATGATGTTAGAAAAATTCGTGATCAAATATTAAAAGAAGTTTTGCAGTTAATTGAATCTCTTGAGAAATAA
- a CDS encoding ArsR/SmtB family transcription factor, with translation MNGVSLLKCICDDTRFEILELLQKNKELCVNDFVEKLKKDQPLVSHHLKTLKKCGIVKSRDEGKKAMYAISSNQLAELISNVTNASKKIPVLCSDDSCC, from the coding sequence ATGAATGGAGTGAGTCTACTAAAATGCATATGTGATGATACCAGATTTGAGATTTTAGAATTATTACAAAAAAACAAAGAACTGTGCGTAAACGATTTTGTAGAGAAATTAAAAAAAGATCAGCCATTAGTGTCACATCATCTCAAGACACTCAAAAAGTGTGGAATTGTAAAATCAAGAGATGAAGGAAAAAAGGCAATGTATGCAATTTCAAGTAATCAACTTGCAGAACTTATCTCAAATGTTACTAACGCAAGCAAAAAGATTCCAGTTTTATGTTCAGATGATTCTTGTTGTTAA
- a CDS encoding P-II family nitrogen regulator produces the protein MKLFNVKLLTITCEILAQENIIGILKKHEITGYTTYEVDGNGARGLRGQGFKNEKNVKVEVIMREEKLPDVVEEISRTLFANFAIVLYVSDVGVLRPEKF, from the coding sequence ATGAAACTGTTCAACGTTAAACTGCTTACAATTACTTGTGAGATTTTAGCACAAGAAAATATTATTGGGATACTCAAAAAACATGAAATCACTGGATATACAACTTATGAAGTTGATGGAAATGGTGCACGTGGTTTACGTGGACAGGGATTCAAAAATGAAAAAAATGTCAAAGTTGAAGTAATTATGAGAGAAGAAAAACTACCTGATGTTGTAGAAGAAATATCTCGAACCCTCTTTGCAAACTTTGCTATAGTGCTTTATGTTAGTGATGTTGGCGTGTTACGCCCAGAAAAATTTTAA
- a CDS encoding sodium-dependent bicarbonate transport family permease, translating into MEILELIQANLLTPIILFFLFGIIAARIKSDLKIPEAISEFLPIYLLAAIGLHGGIEMRNTGFENMLIPMFVAIGLSLLFTLNHYQILRRLGKFNIFDSYALASTYGAVGAVHFSVGLSFLKNQGVSSEGYIAAILAVLEPLAFILAIFMTNMAVSKQIKAKKQSFSDDDTEIDVGLNQTKTKLSKVLHESITGKAIVILLGSIVIGYIIGKDGFESIKIVFDDMFTGAIVIFMIEMGIIAGQRLDDIKKVGIFLTGFAILIPLFNGIIGVLVSTALGLSIGGAVMFGLLMASASFIAAPAVLRHAIPQAKPSLYITSALGITFPFNIIVTLPILFTISTLVHTGEGTIDLFNYITEVFS; encoded by the coding sequence ATGGAAATTCTAGAATTAATTCAAGCTAATCTTCTTACTCCAATAATTCTTTTCTTCTTATTTGGGATTATTGCTGCTAGAATAAAATCTGACTTGAAAATTCCTGAAGCAATTTCAGAATTCCTACCAATCTATCTCTTGGCAGCAATCGGTCTTCATGGTGGAATAGAGATGCGTAACACTGGATTTGAAAACATGTTGATTCCAATGTTTGTTGCAATTGGACTTTCATTATTATTTACATTAAATCACTATCAAATTCTCAGACGATTAGGAAAATTCAACATCTTTGATTCTTATGCACTCGCATCAACTTATGGTGCAGTTGGCGCAGTCCATTTTTCAGTTGGCTTGTCATTTTTGAAAAATCAAGGCGTTTCATCTGAAGGATATATTGCAGCAATCCTTGCAGTGCTAGAACCACTTGCCTTCATTTTAGCAATATTTATGACAAATATGGCAGTATCAAAACAGATCAAAGCAAAGAAGCAGTCTTTTTCAGATGATGATACTGAAATTGATGTTGGATTAAACCAAACAAAGACAAAACTCTCAAAAGTGCTACATGAATCCATAACTGGAAAAGCAATTGTAATTCTTCTAGGAAGTATAGTGATTGGTTATATCATAGGTAAAGATGGATTTGAGTCCATCAAGATTGTATTTGATGATATGTTTACTGGTGCAATAGTAATTTTCATGATTGAGATGGGAATCATTGCCGGTCAAAGGCTCGATGACATCAAAAAAGTAGGCATTTTCCTTACTGGTTTTGCTATACTCATTCCTTTATTCAATGGAATCATTGGTGTTCTAGTTTCAACTGCTCTGGGATTAAGTATAGGTGGTGCAGTAATGTTTGGATTGTTAATGGCTAGTGCCTCATTTATTGCAGCTCCTGCAGTTTTACGCCATGCAATTCCTCAGGCAAAACCAAGTTTGTATATCACATCTGCTCTGGGAATTACATTTCCATTTAACATTATTGTCACATTGCCGATTCTGTTTACAATATCAACACTTGTGCATACTGGAGAAGGAACGATAGACTTATTCAATTACATAACTGAGGTATTCTCATGA
- a CDS encoding phosphate signaling complex PhoU family protein: MARLIDPSLEKLSFIMAEMGDMVIESISLAIDSYLDGTNTMDKVLALSDSIRSKYYEVEDLTFDMLLKFQPVADDFRLIRSSTEISYAFSRFGRYAYDITQVRDLFGDVSECTNASLIESTKKVKHMIKEAVMSFAELDVRKAIKIREDEKVIDQIYKDRLPKLIESNNTKCALAEALLLRYLERIGDHAVFMSDAINYIVTGKHRPSEARIASHTKSD, encoded by the coding sequence ATGGCTCGTTTAATTGATCCCTCTTTAGAAAAACTGTCTTTTATTATGGCAGAGATGGGTGATATGGTAATTGAATCAATATCGCTTGCAATAGATTCGTATCTTGATGGGACAAACACGATGGATAAAGTCTTGGCATTATCTGATTCAATCCGCTCCAAATACTATGAAGTAGAAGACTTGACTTTTGACATGTTGCTAAAATTTCAACCAGTAGCTGACGATTTTAGATTGATACGTTCATCTACTGAAATATCTTACGCATTTTCTAGATTTGGTAGGTATGCCTATGATATAACACAAGTACGTGACTTGTTTGGAGATGTTTCAGAATGTACAAACGCATCACTAATTGAATCTACAAAAAAAGTAAAGCATATGATAAAAGAAGCAGTTATGTCATTTGCAGAACTTGATGTGAGAAAAGCAATTAAGATTCGTGAGGATGAAAAAGTAATTGATCAAATCTACAAAGACAGACTTCCTAAACTCATTGAATCAAACAACACCAAATGTGCTCTAGCTGAAGCATTACTCTTACGATATCTAGAACGTATTGGTGATCATGCTGTGTTTATGAGTGATGCAATTAACTACATCGTTACTGGAAAACACAGACCTAGTGAGGCTAGAATTGCATCTCATACAAAGTCTGACTAG
- the pstB gene encoding phosphate ABC transporter ATP-binding protein PstB, which translates to MTALSVKPTDIETQVTSDPTITVDSEKYKMIAENVTISYDGFEAVKNVTMKFKEKSVTALIGPSGCGKTTFLRCLNRMHDMTKNAKVDGKVMIDNIDLYDKSIDPIYHRRKVGMVFQKPNPFPTMSIYDNVTAGLKLNGVRDKKILDEIVEDSLKMAYLWDEVKTDLKKSAIELSGGQQQRLCIARALAIQPEVLLMDEPASALDPIATQKIEETITELKKEYTIIIVTHNMQQAVRVSDYTGFMYLGDLIEFRETKKLFTDPKDELTAKYVQGQFG; encoded by the coding sequence TTGACAGCATTGAGCGTTAAACCAACCGATATAGAAACACAGGTTACTTCTGATCCAACTATTACCGTTGATTCTGAAAAATATAAAATGATTGCTGAAAATGTCACAATCAGCTATGATGGTTTTGAAGCTGTAAAAAATGTCACAATGAAATTCAAAGAAAAATCTGTTACTGCCTTGATTGGACCATCTGGGTGTGGTAAGACAACATTTCTTCGTTGTCTAAACAGAATGCATGATATGACAAAAAATGCCAAAGTTGATGGTAAAGTGATGATTGATAATATTGATCTTTATGATAAATCAATTGATCCAATTTATCACAGAAGAAAAGTTGGAATGGTCTTCCAAAAACCAAATCCTTTTCCAACAATGTCTATTTATGATAATGTAACTGCTGGACTGAAACTAAACGGCGTTAGAGACAAAAAAATCCTTGATGAAATTGTAGAGGACTCCCTTAAGATGGCCTACCTTTGGGATGAGGTGAAAACTGATTTGAAAAAATCTGCAATTGAATTGTCTGGTGGTCAACAACAACGCCTTTGCATTGCAAGAGCATTGGCAATACAGCCTGAAGTGTTGCTTATGGATGAGCCTGCATCAGCACTTGATCCTATAGCCACCCAAAAAATTGAAGAGACAATTACTGAACTCAAAAAAGAGTATACTATCATTATCGTTACCCATAACATGCAGCAAGCAGTTAGGGTTTCTGATTATACTGGATTCATGTATCTTGGTGACTTGATAGAGTTTAGAGAAACAAAGAAACTCTTTACCGATCCTAAAGATGAATTGACTGCAAAATATGTTCAGGGTCAGTTTGGATAA
- the pstA gene encoding phosphate ABC transporter permease PstA, with product MSTTNERRQEYRALFKQNVEKRLVVDKIVRIIVFACVIIAIIPLGSILVEVFKNGIAAISYEFLTATPGAIGSGEGGIGPAIQGTLIIIGLSSLIGVPIGVMSGIYLSEYGDNKLARTIRFFNDVFMEFPSIVLGIFAFLVIVLILGHFSVWAGAFALSLIMFPIVARTTEESLKMVPITYREAGTALGLKKWVITFRIVVSAAKNGMITGILLSVSRIGGETAPLIMTILGSSQFFSSMDVPMDALPLRIWRLSLLPYDSAQLQGWGSALVLIFIILGINLTVRYFFANKKRKNGLFGQLIKKGGKTKN from the coding sequence TTGAGCACAACTAATGAAAGAAGACAAGAGTATCGCGCATTATTCAAACAAAATGTAGAGAAACGACTAGTCGTTGATAAAATTGTTAGAATTATTGTTTTTGCTTGTGTAATTATTGCAATAATTCCTTTAGGCAGTATTCTTGTTGAAGTTTTTAAAAATGGAATTGCTGCAATAAGCTATGAATTTTTAACTGCAACTCCTGGTGCAATTGGTTCCGGTGAAGGAGGAATTGGTCCTGCCATTCAAGGAACTCTGATAATTATTGGATTGTCTAGTCTGATTGGTGTTCCGATTGGTGTGATGTCTGGAATTTATCTCTCTGAATATGGCGACAATAAACTTGCTCGTACTATTCGATTCTTCAATGATGTGTTTATGGAATTCCCATCAATCGTTTTAGGAATATTTGCATTCTTGGTGATTGTATTGATTTTAGGACATTTCTCAGTTTGGGCAGGAGCGTTTGCACTGTCTTTGATTATGTTCCCAATAGTTGCTAGAACTACTGAGGAGTCTCTCAAAATGGTGCCTATAACATATCGTGAAGCAGGTACTGCCCTTGGACTTAAAAAATGGGTAATTACATTTAGAATTGTAGTTTCTGCTGCAAAAAATGGAATGATTACTGGAATTTTGCTTTCTGTTTCAAGAATAGGTGGTGAAACTGCTCCATTAATCATGACTATTTTGGGAAGCAGTCAATTCTTTAGCAGTATGGATGTTCCAATGGATGCGCTCCCATTACGAATTTGGAGATTGTCTTTGTTGCCTTATGATAGTGCGCAACTACAAGGCTGGGGATCTGCATTAGTCTTGATCTTCATTATTCTTGGAATCAATCTTACTGTTAGATACTTTTTTGCAAATAAGAAAAGAAAGAATGGATTATTCGGACAATTAATTAAGAAAGGAGGCAAGACTAAAAATTGA
- the pstC gene encoding phosphate ABC transporter permease subunit PstC — protein sequence MGKIKLKSEKSSRRPIADKIFKIGATVAGVYVLVMVVLLVFQLFSESYPIWEEEGLSFISGTDWNAVEGRESFGALPYILGTLVTAALAMIIGVPLSIGIAMFISDAPAKIGGPLGFIVELLAAVPSVIYGLWGLFVFRIYFKDWIETPLHDVFGDSIWLFSGTPFGLDIITASVILAIMIIPTVSAVSREVMKAVPQQQKEAAYMLGATKWEMFKLAVFPYSKTGLIGASILGLGRAVGETMAVTMLIGNATGIAAIPSSFFKPSQTMSSIIANEFVEASPASLHLPALIGVALVLLLIAIAINIVAHLLVTRMLKVKEGAINN from the coding sequence GTGGGAAAGATAAAACTAAAATCTGAAAAATCTAGCAGACGACCAATCGCTGATAAAATCTTCAAAATTGGTGCAACCGTTGCGGGTGTTTATGTTTTAGTAATGGTAGTGTTATTGGTATTTCAATTATTTTCTGAATCTTATCCCATTTGGGAGGAAGAAGGATTATCTTTTATTTCTGGAACTGATTGGAATGCTGTAGAAGGTCGTGAATCATTTGGCGCACTGCCCTATATTTTGGGAACTTTGGTAACTGCTGCCCTTGCAATGATTATTGGTGTTCCGCTAAGTATTGGAATTGCGATGTTCATTTCAGATGCACCTGCAAAGATTGGAGGCCCTTTAGGATTTATTGTAGAATTGTTGGCAGCTGTCCCAAGTGTAATTTATGGACTGTGGGGTCTCTTTGTTTTTAGAATTTATTTCAAGGATTGGATTGAAACTCCACTTCATGATGTGTTTGGTGATTCTATTTGGTTATTTTCTGGAACTCCTTTTGGTTTGGACATCATTACTGCAAGTGTGATTTTAGCTATTATGATTATTCCAACAGTATCTGCTGTTTCTCGAGAAGTAATGAAGGCAGTCCCTCAACAACAAAAGGAGGCTGCATATATGCTTGGCGCAACAAAGTGGGAGATGTTCAAGCTTGCAGTATTTCCTTATTCAAAAACTGGTTTGATTGGGGCCTCTATTCTTGGATTAGGTAGAGCTGTAGGTGAGACAATGGCAGTGACTATGCTAATTGGAAATGCAACCGGAATTGCTGCAATCCCATCATCATTTTTCAAACCTAGCCAAACTATGTCTAGTATTATTGCAAATGAATTTGTTGAGGCATCCCCTGCATCACTTCATCTTCCCGCGTTGATTGGTGTTGCATTGGTTTTGTTATTAATTGCAATTGCCATCAATATTGTTGCTCACTTACTAGTTACTAGAATGCTCAAAGTAAAGGAAGGTGCGATTAACAATTGA
- a CDS encoding phosphate uptake regulator PhoU has product MQLSGGSTYIISLPKNWIEELKIKVGQNVTIVKNSNQSLTLFSNEKTNNGGKTIAVIPSSQKESGESIKRKIIAAYLRGYNTIEIKSKGIRLPTEHTRNVRELVRTSMIGTEIVESSSEKISIQILTRLPELSFETALKRMYLMASNMVREAVESIDEEEDIHADEVVNMDDEVDRFGLYMRRNLVLAVENENILQDMGLRKPSDCLGYRAVVTRIERIADHAAHVAKRKKFIEGKLDTKLFNKIKRLSEESLTVFEEAITAVQNQDFIKGEKVAQKVADVIEDERQIMSKVSDTDKNSISIRFILQDLRRIAEYSGDIAEVAIDENIQKIIIEE; this is encoded by the coding sequence ATGCAACTCAGTGGCGGCTCTACATACATTATTTCATTACCAAAAAACTGGATAGAGGAATTAAAGATCAAAGTTGGGCAAAACGTTACAATTGTTAAGAATTCCAATCAATCATTAACACTATTTTCAAATGAAAAGACCAACAATGGGGGGAAAACCATAGCAGTCATTCCGTCTAGTCAAAAAGAATCAGGTGAATCTATAAAAAGAAAAATAATTGCAGCATATCTTAGAGGATACAACACCATTGAGATAAAATCAAAGGGAATCAGACTTCCTACAGAACACACTAGAAATGTCAGGGAATTAGTTAGAACAAGTATGATCGGAACTGAGATCGTGGAATCTAGTTCAGAGAAAATCTCAATTCAGATTCTAACTCGTCTTCCAGAATTATCATTTGAGACAGCTCTCAAGAGAATGTATCTTATGGCAAGCAATATGGTAAGAGAAGCTGTTGAGAGTATTGATGAAGAAGAAGATATTCACGCAGATGAAGTGGTAAACATGGATGATGAGGTAGACAGATTTGGATTATACATGAGACGTAACCTGGTATTAGCAGTAGAAAATGAAAACATACTACAAGACATGGGACTAAGAAAACCATCAGATTGTCTGGGGTATAGAGCAGTAGTTACAAGAATTGAAAGGATTGCAGACCATGCAGCACATGTTGCAAAAAGAAAAAAATTCATCGAAGGAAAACTAGATACAAAGTTATTCAATAAAATTAAAAGACTATCTGAAGAATCCCTTACAGTATTTGAAGAAGCAATTACGGCAGTTCAAAATCAAGATTTCATTAAAGGCGAAAAGGTTGCACAGAAGGTTGCAGATGTGATTGAAGATGAACGGCAGATAATGTCCAAAGTTTCAGATACAGACAAAAATTCCATTTCAATCAGATTCATTCTACAAGACCTGAGAAGAATTGCAGAATATTCAGGAGATATTGCAGAAGTAGCCATAGATGAAAATATTCAAAAAATAATCATAGAAGAGTAA
- the pstS gene encoding phosphate ABC transporter substrate-binding protein PstS, with the protein MRKQITSILLIATLVAIVPPLNANADSMPDAPDANVEFNLTGAGATFPFPLIDLWRVEYNKIYNNVNLNYQSIGSGGGIKQHIEKTVNFAASDKPMSEKERDLAKGTLHIPESIGGVVLVYNLPEVPNKGLKLTADVVAKIFLGEITKWNDPAIAAENPGLNLPDKEIVTAHRSDGSGTTFIFTDYLTTVSPKWDEQIGKGKSVPWPSGLAAAGNEGVAGIVKSTAYSIGYIELAYAFQTGMSFAFIENADKSAFIEPTLDSISAASSGVANSLPAAEESWVGVSLVNAPGSDSYPLASFTYLLVYDDLKPVTKNKEQAKAVIHLIHWMITDGQEFSSSLLYVPLADKVKEIGKQGLSKITYDGEVLWDYQASADGGALEIPKWIRDNAKWWSEGLITDQDYINGLQFLIKEGILKV; encoded by the coding sequence ATGAGAAAACAAATAACATCAATACTTTTGATCGCAACATTAGTTGCTATCGTACCACCTCTTAATGCAAATGCCGATTCTATGCCTGATGCCCCAGATGCAAATGTTGAATTTAATTTGACAGGTGCCGGTGCAACATTTCCCTTTCCACTCATTGATTTGTGGAGAGTTGAATACAACAAAATTTACAACAATGTAAATCTCAACTACCAATCAATTGGAAGTGGCGGTGGAATCAAACAGCACATTGAAAAAACTGTAAACTTTGCAGCATCAGATAAACCAATGAGTGAAAAAGAAAGAGATCTAGCTAAAGGAACATTACACATCCCTGAATCAATTGGCGGTGTAGTGCTAGTTTACAACCTTCCTGAAGTCCCAAACAAAGGACTAAAACTGACTGCAGATGTTGTAGCTAAAATCTTCTTGGGAGAAATTACAAAATGGAATGATCCTGCAATTGCTGCAGAGAATCCAGGTTTGAATTTGCCTGACAAAGAAATAGTTACTGCACACAGATCAGATGGTTCAGGAACAACTTTCATCTTCACAGATTATCTAACAACTGTAAGCCCAAAATGGGATGAACAGATAGGTAAAGGAAAATCTGTTCCATGGCCTTCAGGTCTTGCTGCTGCAGGAAATGAAGGTGTTGCTGGAATTGTAAAATCAACTGCTTACTCAATTGGATACATTGAACTTGCATATGCATTCCAAACAGGAATGAGTTTTGCATTCATTGAAAATGCTGACAAAAGTGCATTTATTGAACCAACATTAGACAGCATCTCTGCTGCATCTAGTGGTGTTGCAAATTCCCTACCTGCAGCTGAAGAAAGCTGGGTTGGAGTATCTCTAGTAAATGCACCTGGTTCAGATTCATATCCACTTGCTAGTTTCACATACCTACTTGTGTATGATGATCTAAAACCAGTTACTAAAAACAAAGAGCAGGCAAAAGCAGTCATTCACCTTATTCACTGGATGATTACAGATGGTCAGGAATTCTCTTCTAGTCTTTTGTATGTTCCACTAGCTGACAAAGTCAAAGAGATAGGAAAGCAAGGACTATCCAAAATAACCTATGATGGTGAAGTACTTTGGGATTATCAGGCATCTGCAGATGGCGGTGCATTAGAAATTCCAAAATGGATTAGAGATAACGCAAAATGGTGGTCAGAAGGACTGATAACTGATCAAGACTATATCAACGGACTACAATTCCTAATCAAAGAAGGAATTCTCAAAGTCTAA